From Vallitalea longa, one genomic window encodes:
- a CDS encoding carbohydrate ABC transporter permease: MKVRTIKILKLLFLLIITLLAIIPFIWVLISSFKTNGEILESALSLPKHINFQGYIDAFKTSPLLSYYWNSIIIAVSGTVLNTFIVGMAAYVLARFDFKLNKPILLIFSLSLLIPFTALILPTFMIVKNIGLYDKRIGLILVYMALGLPTTLYILRSYFLSIPKEIEEASYIDGGNFFKTYIKIIIPIAKPGFATAAVLQFLLCWNEFLYALVLTNSSKVRTVPLAINYFLSQFSFDYRALFAAIVIINIPSILSFVILQEQVVDSLAAGSVKG; the protein is encoded by the coding sequence ATGAAAGTAAGAACGATCAAAATATTAAAATTATTATTTCTGCTAATTATTACTTTACTGGCAATCATACCTTTCATTTGGGTATTGATATCATCTTTCAAAACCAATGGTGAAATACTAGAATCAGCATTATCTTTACCAAAACATATTAATTTTCAAGGATATATAGATGCTTTTAAGACATCTCCCCTTTTAAGTTATTATTGGAACAGTATTATAATAGCTGTTTCAGGAACAGTTTTGAATACATTCATTGTAGGGATGGCAGCGTATGTGCTAGCGAGATTTGACTTTAAGTTGAATAAGCCTATTCTTTTGATTTTCTCGTTATCGTTACTCATACCATTTACTGCTCTCATATTACCAACATTCATGATAGTAAAAAATATAGGATTATACGATAAGAGAATAGGACTCATTCTAGTGTATATGGCGTTAGGTTTGCCGACTACTCTATATATACTTAGAAGTTACTTTCTAAGTATTCCAAAAGAAATTGAAGAAGCATCTTATATTGATGGGGGAAATTTCTTTAAGACTTATATAAAGATCATCATACCAATAGCAAAACCAGGATTTGCAACAGCGGCAGTGCTACAATTTCTATTATGTTGGAATGAATTCTTGTATGCTCTTGTTTTAACTAATTCAAGTAAAGTAAGAACTGTACCACTTGCTATTAATTACTTTTTATCTCAATTCTCATTTGATTATAGAGCATTATTTGCAGCTATAGTAATAATTAATATACCAAGTATTTTATCATTTGTAATATTGCAGGAACAAGTTGTGGATAGTTTAGCAGCAGGTTCCGTGAAAGGTTAA
- a CDS encoding carbohydrate ABC transporter permease, which translates to MYKKRNIWITLFLLPTIIIFVLIFAVPVVNVVYTSFFQWRGFKGAMSFVGIKNYVNAFKDASFRSGLTHTMFWVVLQGTVHVALGTIVALLLADRPKGWKFIRTSYMVPNMISGSAFAIILVNIFNPQIGLVNSVIRKLGFENFNHNWYFDGRTAFPTVTITWLLFAGLITILILAEIMSIPKTIYESADIEGATKFQQKIYITLPLLRNVIGTCVIIAATSMLKEFELVYLTTKGGPGDRTLSLPLYLYKTAFIENDYGYANMMGTVLIICGIICILIINKLFGLGKSDT; encoded by the coding sequence TTGTATAAAAAAAGAAATATCTGGATTACATTGTTCTTATTGCCTACAATAATAATATTTGTATTGATATTTGCCGTACCAGTAGTAAACGTTGTGTATACTTCTTTTTTTCAATGGAGAGGTTTTAAAGGTGCTATGTCTTTTGTAGGAATAAAAAATTATGTTAATGCATTTAAGGATGCATCTTTTAGAAGCGGATTGACTCATACTATGTTTTGGGTAGTACTTCAAGGAACGGTGCATGTAGCCTTAGGAACTATAGTTGCACTATTATTAGCCGATCGTCCGAAAGGTTGGAAATTCATCAGGACTTCATATATGGTACCAAATATGATTTCGGGTTCGGCTTTTGCAATTATTCTTGTGAATATTTTTAACCCACAGATTGGTCTAGTCAATTCTGTTATACGTAAATTGGGTTTTGAAAATTTCAATCACAATTGGTATTTTGATGGAAGAACTGCTTTTCCAACGGTAACCATAACATGGCTGTTATTCGCAGGTTTAATCACAATTTTGATTCTAGCGGAAATAATGTCAATACCAAAAACCATATATGAATCAGCGGATATAGAAGGAGCAACTAAATTTCAACAGAAGATATATATAACTTTGCCTCTGCTAAGAAATGTAATAGGTACATGTGTTATTATTGCCGCAACTAGCATGTTGAAAGAGTTTGAACTTGTATATTTAACTACAAAAGGAGGACCTGGTGACAGAACACTTAGTTTGCCACTATATCTATACAAAACAGCATTTATAGAAAATGATTATGGCTATGCTAATATGATGGGAACAGTTCTTATCATATGTGGAATAATCTGCATATTAATCATCAATAAATTATTTGGACTAGGTAAATCAGATACATAA
- a CDS encoding ABC transporter substrate-binding protein: protein MKRIIIKKIMACLLLVFLIVSAAGCSSKEVANNNNDKDSKKEPITITFPAFQVGVNSGAPVLKENIRLFNEKYGDEIKVIVEEIPGDQAYVDKMKILLSADDLPDLVYAGGYNLLDLAADNVELVDLTPYFEEDPKWKACFSEADLQFNSRNGKYYGIPEEKQPVGYFYNKELFAKAGLEGPANTWDEFFNQCETLKAAGITPLSMDTADSGWVSGLWLGSIVGTNGEVGNEFMNTYNVKDYDTEEFLEGITKLQKMFKEYTTVDAIGGKYENAANNFLSGKTAMMANGPWMIPDFSNPEKAPEGFAEKIGVAIYPDAGMYDAPMFGYFVASKDKEHADATVKLLKFLTNEEAQLRALNMIGRIPPSPQLELDEDTKENKPLLAKLIDLSHDAKYIYPNIQSAWYPNVVDRLSTDYPGLGMGDITPQEFIDRLNESANKNE from the coding sequence ATGAAAAGAATTATTATCAAAAAAATTATGGCATGTTTGTTATTGGTATTTTTAATAGTAAGTGCCGCGGGATGTAGTAGTAAAGAGGTAGCAAATAATAATAATGACAAAGATTCTAAAAAAGAGCCCATAACAATAACTTTTCCCGCTTTTCAAGTTGGTGTTAATTCAGGTGCTCCAGTATTAAAAGAAAATATTAGATTATTTAACGAAAAGTATGGGGATGAAATTAAAGTTATAGTAGAAGAAATACCCGGAGATCAGGCATATGTTGATAAAATGAAAATATTATTATCAGCTGATGATCTACCTGATTTAGTATATGCAGGTGGATATAATTTACTAGACTTAGCAGCGGATAATGTTGAGCTTGTAGATTTAACACCTTATTTTGAGGAAGATCCTAAATGGAAGGCGTGTTTCAGTGAAGCTGATTTACAATTCAATTCAAGGAATGGTAAATATTATGGTATTCCTGAAGAAAAGCAGCCTGTAGGTTATTTCTATAATAAAGAGTTATTTGCTAAAGCAGGATTAGAAGGGCCAGCTAATACTTGGGACGAGTTTTTCAATCAATGTGAAACATTAAAAGCAGCGGGTATAACGCCATTATCTATGGATACGGCTGACTCAGGTTGGGTTTCAGGATTATGGCTTGGTTCAATAGTAGGTACTAATGGTGAAGTTGGTAATGAATTCATGAATACTTATAATGTCAAAGATTATGATACCGAAGAATTCCTTGAAGGTATAACCAAATTACAAAAAATGTTTAAAGAGTATACAACTGTCGATGCAATAGGTGGCAAATACGAAAATGCAGCAAACAACTTCTTATCAGGTAAGACTGCAATGATGGCAAATGGACCTTGGATGATACCTGATTTTTCTAATCCAGAGAAAGCACCAGAAGGATTTGCTGAAAAAATAGGGGTTGCAATTTATCCAGATGCGGGTATGTATGATGCACCGATGTTCGGCTATTTTGTTGCTTCAAAAGATAAAGAACATGCAGATGCAACTGTAAAATTACTAAAATTCCTGACTAATGAGGAAGCGCAGCTAAGGGCATTAAATATGATAGGAAGAATACCACCATCACCACAGCTTGAGTTAGATGAAGATACTAAGGAAAACAAACCATTACTTGCAAAGCTTATAGATCTAAGTCACGATGCCAAATATATATATCCTAACATTCAGTCAGCTTGGTACCCTAATGTAGTAGATAGATTAAGTACTGATTATCCTGGATTGGGAATGGGAGACATTACTCCACAAGAGTTTATTGATCGTCTTAATGAATCAGCAAATAAAAATGAATAA
- a CDS encoding sensor histidine kinase yields MYKKQSLKRVITVMVLFFTCLPFLFFGTYYNLTFSNTLNKNAENFLTTSMEIMKRDIERNFQFTNDTSMNFLADKILREYLKEYARSNNPYTRNQLRYEIERRLQSSLNFNSLWREKLINGIFIFVDRENYFSILRDIPTDDIVETNKELFGESENFDKQFTFSPPRNDLNTIYFIRAINDLEQFKPIGKIILSIDCRKLNEIDETFIQYNNIKTFTFSDDSTVYFHSDSLDIGKTIDEKIYANRNENNIFELKINDEVHYMRIAKINDYNLYTAIGIPKKEVMRDLMKTQRNYYITISIILLLSLILGTIISSNIIKPVSMITKASRRISDGNYKNKLPEFNYRELNQLSTVFNQMIEKLDFSINQVYKKQLLLQEAELKMLQSQINPHFLFNVLDTISWEAVMNGQNKIQEMLNSLAQLIRSNIDFSNREIITISEELNYINYYVHLQQTRFEDKLSITINIKDNEIEKLYIPKLSIQPFIDNAIVHGIEPKDSMGHIQVALYEKANNMICEITDDGVGFDTSVNNKSKNKTKHNHIGIINVKKRINLLYGEPYGIDIISEPDKGTKVVITLPIVKDGDEICLR; encoded by the coding sequence ATGTATAAAAAGCAATCTCTCAAAAGGGTTATTACAGTGATGGTATTATTTTTTACTTGTTTACCTTTTCTTTTTTTTGGAACATATTATAATTTAACTTTTTCCAATACTTTAAATAAAAACGCTGAGAATTTCCTAACAACTTCAATGGAAATAATGAAAAGGGATATTGAAAGGAATTTCCAATTCACCAACGATACTTCAATGAACTTCTTAGCTGATAAAATATTGAGAGAATATCTAAAAGAATATGCAAGAAGTAATAATCCTTATACAAGAAATCAATTGAGATATGAAATAGAACGAAGATTGCAATCTTCCCTTAATTTCAATTCTCTATGGAGAGAAAAATTGATTAACGGAATATTTATTTTTGTTGATAGAGAAAATTACTTTAGCATTCTTAGGGATATACCAACAGATGATATTGTTGAAACAAATAAAGAACTATTTGGAGAAAGTGAGAATTTTGATAAACAGTTCACATTTTCACCACCTAGAAATGATTTGAATACTATTTATTTTATTAGAGCTATTAATGATTTGGAACAATTTAAACCTATTGGAAAGATAATACTTAGTATTGATTGCCGTAAACTGAATGAAATTGATGAGACTTTTATTCAATACAATAATATCAAGACTTTTACTTTCTCTGATGACAGTACAGTATATTTCCATTCTGATTCTCTAGATATAGGGAAAACTATTGATGAGAAAATATATGCTAATAGAAATGAAAATAATATATTTGAGTTGAAAATCAATGATGAAGTCCATTATATGCGAATAGCAAAAATAAATGATTATAATCTATATACAGCAATAGGTATACCTAAAAAAGAAGTCATGAGAGACCTTATGAAAACTCAACGCAATTATTACATAACCATATCGATTATATTATTGTTGTCTCTAATCCTTGGAACTATAATATCCTCTAATATCATTAAACCAGTTTCTATGATTACTAAAGCTTCTCGAAGAATAAGCGATGGTAATTATAAAAACAAATTACCTGAATTCAATTACAGAGAACTTAACCAATTGAGTACAGTATTCAATCAAATGATTGAAAAACTGGATTTTTCCATAAACCAAGTTTACAAAAAGCAGTTATTATTGCAAGAGGCAGAGTTAAAAATGTTACAATCCCAGATTAATCCTCACTTCTTGTTTAATGTATTAGATACCATATCATGGGAAGCAGTGATGAATGGTCAAAATAAGATTCAAGAAATGTTGAATAGTTTAGCCCAATTGATAAGAAGTAATATTGATTTTAGCAATAGAGAAATCATTACTATCAGTGAAGAATTAAACTACATCAATTATTATGTTCATCTACAACAAACAAGATTTGAAGATAAACTTAGCATAACAATTAATATAAAAGATAATGAAATAGAAAAACTATATATTCCGAAACTTTCCATTCAACCTTTCATAGATAATGCAATCGTACATGGTATTGAACCAAAAGATTCAATGGGTCATATACAAGTTGCTCTATATGAAAAAGCCAATAATATGATCTGCGAAATAACTGATGACGGTGTTGGTTTTGATACATCAGTTAACAATAAATCAAAGAATAAAACCAAACATAACCATATAGGGATAATTAATGTAAAGAAAAGAATCAATCTATTATATGGTGAACCCTATGGTATTGATATAATAAGTGAGCCTGACAAAGGTACGAAAGTTGTAATTACACTACCAATAGTTAAGGATGGTGACGAGATTTGTTTAAGATAA
- a CDS encoding response regulator, translating to MFKIMIVDDESKIRKGLSKFINWESLDCEVIYVASNGEEAINNLKINKPDMILSDIKMPKINGIELAKYIYEKEPSIEVIILTGYADFEYSKKAIQYDIVDFVLKPTTFDNISRAVNKAKNKITHRKAMNNKIVNLQLELEKNNEKMIELILHKIINNIPVDQKSIERYIYPSLLSDSIKFCCLLINIDYKSAKRNIERYYLKNIKLYINEIFNNIPHYIVVENHNDICIFLLHHRNNDVHNLENTVVFCSELIDTVHTILGFQLKIGISLYHNKLEDIHQSYSEAQKALKNTFYFGQEPIYIYCCNEEQSKLIHSINNIEDNIMEILNLINKKDIDATIDTIKSTYNILKNDFINIESARSYSLLLYSYMIEYNDMKKLSKDSIDAINLTFSKLTKAKNIDELMELILEVYKKSLDSTSINYDNYLVNMVNEYITENYNKNISLSTISKSISVNNSYLCRLYKQITNQNITTYITKFRINKAIELLKTTDMKIYKIANAVGIEDATYFSQLFKKYTKHNPTDYRNI from the coding sequence TTGTTTAAGATAATGATAGTTGATGACGAATCAAAAATCAGAAAAGGGTTATCAAAATTTATTAATTGGGAATCTCTTGATTGTGAAGTAATATATGTTGCAAGCAATGGAGAAGAAGCCATTAATAATCTAAAAATCAATAAACCTGATATGATCCTTTCAGATATTAAAATGCCTAAAATCAATGGTATCGAACTTGCTAAATATATCTATGAAAAAGAACCATCAATTGAAGTAATAATCCTTACAGGATATGCAGATTTTGAATATTCCAAGAAAGCCATACAGTACGATATAGTCGATTTCGTTCTTAAGCCAACAACTTTCGATAATATCTCGAGAGCTGTCAATAAAGCAAAAAATAAGATAACCCATAGAAAAGCAATGAATAATAAAATTGTTAATCTTCAATTGGAACTTGAAAAAAATAATGAGAAAATGATTGAGTTGATACTTCATAAAATAATAAACAATATACCCGTTGACCAAAAATCAATTGAAAGATATATTTATCCATCACTTCTTAGTGATAGTATCAAATTCTGCTGTCTTCTTATTAATATAGATTACAAAAGTGCGAAACGAAATATAGAAAGATATTATCTTAAGAATATAAAACTCTACATTAATGAAATCTTTAATAATATTCCTCACTATATAGTTGTTGAAAATCATAATGATATTTGTATCTTTTTACTTCATCATAGGAATAATGATGTACATAATCTTGAGAATACTGTTGTTTTTTGCTCCGAATTAATTGACACAGTCCATACTATACTGGGATTCCAATTGAAAATAGGAATAAGCTTGTATCATAATAAACTAGAAGATATTCATCAATCCTATAGCGAAGCTCAAAAAGCATTAAAAAACACTTTTTATTTTGGACAAGAACCTATATATATTTATTGTTGTAATGAAGAGCAATCAAAGTTGATACATTCCATTAATAATATAGAAGACAATATAATGGAGATATTGAATCTTATTAATAAAAAAGACATCGACGCTACTATAGACACCATTAAATCTACATATAATATATTAAAGAATGACTTTATAAATATTGAGTCCGCACGTTCTTATTCACTATTATTATATTCATATATGATTGAATATAATGATATGAAGAAACTCTCAAAAGATTCTATCGACGCTATCAACTTAACTTTTTCTAAATTGACCAAAGCTAAAAATATTGATGAATTAATGGAATTGATACTAGAAGTTTATAAAAAATCATTGGACTCAACAAGCATTAATTACGATAATTATTTAGTCAATATGGTTAATGAATATATTACTGAAAATTACAATAAAAATATAAGCTTGTCTACTATATCGAAATCAATATCTGTTAATAATAGCTATCTCTGCAGGTTATACAAGCAAATAACGAATCAGAATATAACAACTTATATTACTAAATTCAGAATCAATAAAGCTATAGAATTATTAAAAACAACTGATATGAAAATATATAAAATCGCTAATGCAGTAGGTATAGAAGATGCAACTTATTTTTCACAGCTTTTCAAAAAGTACACCAAGCATAATCCAACAGATTATAGAAATATTTAA